A genomic stretch from Ureibacillus composti includes:
- a CDS encoding flagellar hook-basal body protein, translated as MLRTMITATNTLSQLQSQIDTISNNIANSNTTGYKAKEAQFSELLYQQFNNDQLDPAARQSPVGIRYGAGAKIGQIQTNHAMGTLQRTDRDLDLALTKEKQYFNILMPEGEEGQRLVYSRQGDFYVTPVADGQVMLVNSDGYAVADSNGEAIYFPDNVSNFGLSEDGTLNVNYPDGEVLTVELGITELQKPQLMEHVKGTYIALPTNMDDLGFTANEVLTDLQGIGRAEIGITNGSLEMSNVNLSKEMTDLIKTQRSYQFNTRAISIADQMLGLINGIR; from the coding sequence GCCAAATCGATACCATTAGTAACAATATCGCAAATAGCAATACTACTGGTTACAAAGCGAAAGAAGCGCAATTTTCTGAGCTTCTTTACCAACAATTCAATAACGACCAGCTTGATCCTGCTGCACGCCAATCACCTGTTGGAATTCGTTACGGTGCAGGTGCAAAAATTGGTCAGATTCAAACGAATCATGCAATGGGAACATTACAAAGAACTGATCGAGACTTAGACCTTGCTTTGACGAAAGAAAAACAATACTTCAATATTTTGATGCCAGAAGGTGAAGAAGGTCAGCGTTTAGTTTATTCAAGACAAGGGGATTTTTATGTTACTCCTGTTGCAGATGGACAGGTCATGTTAGTAAATAGCGACGGTTATGCAGTAGCTGATTCTAATGGAGAAGCAATTTACTTTCCTGACAATGTGTCAAATTTCGGATTGTCAGAAGATGGTACGTTGAATGTCAATTATCCAGATGGTGAAGTATTAACTGTCGAGCTTGGCATTACTGAACTACAAAAGCCACAACTGATGGAACATGTAAAAGGTACATATATAGCATTACCAACCAATATGGATGATTTAGGGTTTACTGCAAATGAAGTCTTAACTGATTTGCAAGGAATTGGGCGAGCAGAAATTGGAATTACAAACGGTTCTCTTGAAATGTCAAACGTCAATCTTTCGAAAGAGATGACGGATTTAATTAAAACGCAACGTTCTTATCAATTTAATACCCGTGCAATTAGTATTGCTGATCAAATGTTAGGACTTATTAATGGTATTCGCTAA
- a CDS encoding IDEAL domain-containing protein, translated as MIQVQFMKPFYTKVAGENLRLVFAYQYFSIMKDNELYHFVPVEGKEIIVNLNTMQIENLSEIFVFQRGNRYIRMPLYQLLLISNVHEHLSPILQKASSQKDTVNLVPNESDQEIDSVIRVLEEQNIDRLIDEALANRDEELFNDLVERKTALQQ; from the coding sequence ATGATTCAAGTGCAATTTATGAAACCATTTTATACGAAAGTTGCAGGAGAGAATTTACGGTTAGTCTTTGCATATCAATACTTCTCGATTATGAAGGATAATGAATTGTATCATTTTGTTCCAGTCGAAGGGAAAGAGATTATTGTGAACTTGAATACGATGCAAATTGAAAACCTTTCTGAAATATTTGTTTTCCAACGTGGGAACCGTTATATTCGCATGCCATTGTATCAATTATTATTAATTTCAAATGTGCACGAACATTTGTCGCCAATTCTACAAAAGGCTTCATCTCAGAAGGATACGGTGAACCTTGTACCAAATGAATCAGATCAAGAAATTGACAGTGTGATCCGAGTGTTGGAAGAACAAAATATTGATCGATTAATTGATGAGGCTTTAGCTAATCGTGACGAAGAATTGTTTAATGATTTAGTGGAGCGAAAAACTGCACTACAACAGTAG
- a CDS encoding DEAD/DEAH box helicase, which yields MTTEFSTPFAKSLRLKIEERQPGFFSLMSLSDNEHPQLTANWARLLFYRYESNFFGIGANMDEQEIRLTAAELVELFSPTIKHPFVQHVGVDDQSKKIIASTNALQLLWNSSVLWDYAKTETAEEGKLHLSFKLPTEFAKDEFVTSAFKDIEIDLDYLTSVLTTAVQQKLAFAGLTENDLPTLLPFFKEGGWPLQKEHSIGNVKVALRLSEPEENSEEWLLETVLATNKTAKLWTPAIRKRHYPIPQAVPEKWVPIAEDIANLQNQMLELMDLSEHSISTDSFLHVSLEDAEVRKLLRDDFAKLGALGFDVILPAWLKELKQSKLRVKVSASNQSQKSMAGLDDILAFKWQLSMNGEELSPEEFRKIVDEKREFVRIGNEWFRIDANWMMEIRELMEKAEKENWTVRDLLFREIPEELAAPLEADEEELDDPFFAFELQKSLKSYLEQLQHKKGLPSVELPKGLQAELRPYQQEGFDWLVFMREQRFGAVLADDMGLGKTVQLISYLLHTYETMGESNPTIIICPTSVLGNWQKELARFAPTLKVHTHYSSSRMKDETFTTYLEKEKPNLILTTYGTISQDIEFLQTVHWSTIALDEAQNIKNMQTLQSRSIRKLVGTHHIALTGTPIENRLSELWAIFDFIHKGYLGSFGKFQEQFILPIERDESDRHKQILRAKISPFLLRRTKNDPDLMLNLPDKQESKEFCPLTREQAALYEGYIEDTLAQMENMTPFEKKGRILQMLSKLKQLCNHPALYLKEPFDEAKTMMNRSVKIKRIVELAAEIVDNGEQCLIFTQYIGMGHLLQHCFSELYNIDVPFLTGSMAKHQRDHLVEAFQNHEFPIFLLSLKAGGTGLNLTAANHVLHADRWWNPAVENQATDRAYRIGQTQFVQVHKFITLGTIEEKIDKMLEVKSALSQELIQSSNWLTELQEDELLDLLMLDTASVR from the coding sequence ATGACAACAGAATTTTCAACGCCTTTTGCAAAATCTTTACGGTTAAAAATAGAAGAACGTCAACCTGGTTTCTTTTCTTTAATGTCTCTATCAGATAATGAGCACCCACAATTAACAGCAAATTGGGCTCGATTACTGTTCTATCGATATGAATCAAACTTTTTCGGAATCGGCGCTAATATGGATGAACAGGAAATCAGGTTGACTGCTGCTGAGTTAGTGGAACTCTTCTCTCCAACAATCAAGCATCCTTTTGTTCAGCATGTGGGCGTAGATGACCAATCGAAAAAGATCATAGCAAGTACAAATGCACTTCAACTTCTTTGGAATAGTAGTGTTCTCTGGGATTACGCAAAAACCGAGACAGCTGAGGAAGGTAAGTTACATTTATCTTTCAAACTACCTACTGAATTTGCCAAAGATGAATTCGTTACATCAGCTTTTAAGGATATTGAAATTGACCTAGACTACTTAACCTCTGTTTTAACGACAGCGGTACAACAAAAGCTGGCGTTTGCAGGGTTAACTGAAAATGACCTTCCTACTTTACTACCTTTTTTCAAAGAAGGTGGATGGCCATTACAAAAAGAGCATTCTATTGGCAATGTAAAAGTAGCACTTCGCTTATCGGAACCAGAAGAAAATTCAGAGGAATGGCTGCTTGAAACTGTGTTAGCAACCAATAAAACAGCCAAACTTTGGACACCCGCAATTCGTAAGCGTCATTATCCAATTCCTCAAGCTGTACCTGAAAAATGGGTACCGATTGCGGAAGATATTGCAAATCTACAAAATCAAATGCTTGAACTAATGGATTTAAGTGAGCATAGCATTTCTACGGACAGCTTCCTTCATGTCAGTCTTGAAGATGCGGAAGTACGAAAACTTTTACGAGATGATTTTGCTAAGCTGGGGGCACTTGGCTTTGATGTTATTCTTCCAGCATGGTTAAAAGAATTAAAACAATCTAAGTTGCGAGTTAAAGTAAGTGCTTCGAATCAGTCACAGAAATCAATGGCTGGTTTAGACGATATTTTAGCATTCAAATGGCAGCTTTCAATGAACGGTGAAGAACTTTCGCCAGAAGAGTTCCGTAAGATTGTTGATGAAAAACGAGAATTCGTTCGTATTGGCAATGAATGGTTCCGCATTGATGCAAATTGGATGATGGAAATTCGTGAACTCATGGAAAAAGCGGAGAAAGAAAATTGGACTGTTCGCGATTTATTATTCCGTGAAATTCCAGAAGAACTTGCAGCACCTCTTGAAGCTGATGAAGAGGAACTTGACGATCCATTCTTCGCATTCGAATTACAAAAGTCATTGAAATCGTATTTAGAACAACTACAACATAAAAAAGGCTTACCTTCTGTTGAATTACCAAAAGGATTACAAGCTGAGCTTCGTCCATACCAACAAGAAGGTTTTGATTGGCTTGTGTTTATGAGGGAACAACGTTTTGGAGCTGTACTTGCTGATGATATGGGATTAGGGAAAACGGTCCAACTAATCAGTTACCTCCTTCACACATATGAAACAATGGGAGAAAGCAATCCAACTATTATTATTTGTCCAACATCAGTTTTAGGTAACTGGCAAAAAGAATTAGCCCGTTTTGCACCGACTCTAAAAGTTCATACCCACTATAGCTCCTCCCGAATGAAGGATGAGACATTTACAACATATCTTGAAAAAGAAAAGCCAAACTTAATCCTGACAACGTATGGTACCATTTCTCAAGATATTGAATTTTTACAGACTGTCCATTGGTCAACAATTGCACTAGATGAAGCGCAAAACATAAAAAATATGCAGACCCTTCAATCACGCTCCATTAGGAAGTTAGTCGGGACTCATCATATTGCGTTAACCGGAACTCCGATTGAAAATCGACTTTCGGAACTATGGGCTATTTTTGATTTCATCCACAAAGGGTATTTAGGAAGCTTTGGAAAGTTCCAAGAGCAATTTATCTTACCAATTGAACGCGATGAATCAGACCGCCATAAACAGATCTTACGTGCGAAAATTTCGCCATTCCTATTACGTCGTACGAAAAATGATCCAGATCTTATGTTAAATTTACCAGATAAACAAGAATCAAAAGAATTCTGCCCATTAACAAGGGAGCAAGCCGCTTTGTATGAAGGCTATATTGAGGATACACTTGCTCAAATGGAAAACATGACGCCATTTGAGAAAAAGGGACGTATTCTTCAAATGCTTAGCAAACTAAAACAGTTATGTAATCATCCTGCTCTTTATTTAAAAGAGCCATTTGATGAAGCAAAAACGATGATGAATCGTTCAGTGAAAATAAAGCGGATTGTTGAACTTGCAGCAGAAATTGTCGACAATGGCGAACAGTGTTTGATCTTTACCCAGTATATTGGGATGGGGCATTTATTACAGCATTGTTTCTCAGAGTTATATAATATAGATGTACCTTTTTTAACAGGAAGTATGGCTAAACATCAACGAGATCATTTAGTGGAGGCCTTCCAAAATCATGAATTCCCTATTTTCTTACTATCTTTAAAAGCTGGGGGTACAGGATTAAATTTAACAGCCGCCAACCATGTATTACATGCCGATCGATGGTGGAACCCTGCTGTTGAAAATCAAGCAACCGACCGCGCATACCGAATTGGTCAAACTCAATTTGTTCAAGTTCATAAGTTTATTACACTTGGTACAATTGAAGAGAAAATAGATAAAATGCTGGAAGTCAAATCGGCCCTTTCACAAGAATTAATTCAATCAAGCAATTGGTTAACCGAACTTCAAGAAGATGAATTACTTGATTTATTAATGCTTGATACAGCTTCGGTCAGATAA
- a CDS encoding single-stranded DNA-binding protein, with protein MNQVGLVGRLTRDPMLREFPNNRFQTSFVLAINRNYRNNQGSVEADFVLCVAWGKLAERIVRYCGKGSLVGVNGRLHTRSYTNKEQNRIYTTEVYLDDVRFYTLKRPERQYGTTTPEKVSVEGNYVSQEHQEIDRQKVPDQFVLPETEDALPII; from the coding sequence ATGAATCAGGTAGGACTTGTAGGAAGGTTAACACGAGATCCAATGTTAAGGGAGTTCCCGAATAATCGGTTTCAGACCTCTTTCGTATTAGCGATTAACCGGAACTATCGAAATAATCAAGGGAGTGTTGAAGCGGATTTTGTTCTATGTGTCGCTTGGGGGAAACTTGCCGAGCGAATAGTTCGATATTGTGGAAAAGGCTCGCTTGTGGGTGTAAATGGTCGGTTACATACCCGTTCCTATACAAATAAAGAACAAAACAGGATCTATACAACAGAAGTATATCTAGATGATGTACGGTTCTATACATTGAAACGGCCTGAAAGACAATATGGAACCACTACGCCAGAGAAAGTAAGTGTTGAAGGAAATTATGTTTCACAAGAACATCAAGAAATTGATCGACAAAAAGTACCGGATCAATTTGTTCTCCCAGAAACAGAAGATGCATTACCGATTATTTAA
- a CDS encoding YwpF family protein gives MKTFKMLSFELMTEKGRKQIPLEDGIVINQENSHKSWILELFISEKYKVIFEQLQASKEVFDVQVVISFPDNEPAPFRVVVSNIHVIGNRISVLLKGTITRRRTKYAEKLLKLLLEENLSGKELFERFEKGMRDRPLLKD, from the coding sequence TTGAAAACTTTCAAAATGCTTTCGTTTGAGTTAATGACAGAAAAGGGAAGGAAACAGATTCCTTTAGAAGATGGAATTGTAATTAATCAGGAAAATAGCCATAAGTCCTGGATTCTTGAATTATTTATCTCTGAAAAATATAAGGTGATTTTCGAGCAGTTACAAGCATCCAAAGAAGTCTTTGATGTACAAGTGGTCATTTCCTTTCCAGATAATGAACCCGCACCTTTTCGCGTCGTTGTAAGTAATATTCATGTTATTGGAAATCGAATTTCTGTATTACTTAAAGGAACGATCACAAGAAGAAGAACGAAATATGCTGAAAAGTTATTAAAATTATTACTCGAAGAAAATCTTTCAGGTAAGGAATTGTTTGAACGGTTTGAAAAGGGAATGCGTGATCGCCCTCTTTTAAAGGATTAG
- the fabZ gene encoding 3-hydroxyacyl-ACP dehydratase FabZ has product MLTAEQIQEILPHRYPFLLVDRILELEEGKRAVGLKNVSINEDFFNGHFPGYPVMPGVLIIEALAQVGGVALLNSEQFKGRLAFLTGIDNARFKRQVIPGDQLRLEVEFVRLRGSMGKGHAVATVDGELVCEADILFAIGPVQPK; this is encoded by the coding sequence ATGTTAACAGCTGAACAAATTCAAGAAATTTTACCACATCGTTATCCGTTTTTATTAGTAGATCGTATTCTAGAACTTGAAGAAGGAAAACGCGCGGTAGGTCTGAAAAATGTATCTATTAATGAAGACTTCTTTAATGGACACTTCCCAGGGTATCCAGTTATGCCAGGTGTATTAATTATTGAAGCATTAGCACAGGTTGGTGGCGTAGCTCTTTTAAATTCTGAACAATTTAAAGGTAGACTAGCTTTTTTAACTGGAATTGATAATGCTCGTTTTAAACGTCAAGTAATCCCAGGTGATCAATTACGTTTAGAAGTTGAATTCGTTCGTCTACGTGGTTCTATGGGGAAAGGTCATGCCGTTGCTACTGTTGATGGTGAATTAGTATGTGAAGCAGACATTTTATTTGCGATTGGACCAGTACAACCAAAATAA
- a CDS encoding SWIM zinc finger family protein encodes MSLSVATIARDHQSFINTQLEQVERELHPSVQEDEELIRRALFAVRNKSVQFERFIPAYQTLHTIVQDVRLTEVTVNFDYERITCSCPQNDWCRHKVSVLLSLYQYYDSVQEWVTNWRQKKSVQLHLLASERTPENWLAMVNEVMSHLLQPGRPVPADSFLLTNLAENAFTKLKKHMPYEREWQPIYNLFMEIGVFNKIWEHLNRTNTPVTSHYFEYYFDKTLNKIQDNMHELSGGSRLFATDPFFDLLQNMVRELLLERHGQFSRRMNLYLSFWDTVFIEKKRAEKELTILTSLMDNPDENPNLSEDVPLHLVMNLFYIMVKDHESLRETLQKVNIPTLDVYFGLAKLSFSQNNQEAGEIILKSVLPYLQEFIHEHLKPTHRQMYVRRASLIYDNIVLTEQEELMLYSAFGTYGIQPYSNYLLKTKRFDEWAALHQLYPSSISYLESCGLKDVLDEAPQVTLPLYHYYALQEVDQKSRLNYKQAVRIWKMMKSAAKKSGRMNFWEDYIFTIREQYKRLRALQEELEKGNLLA; translated from the coding sequence GTGAGTTTATCTGTTGCAACGATTGCACGTGATCATCAATCGTTTATAAATACACAGTTAGAACAAGTGGAACGCGAATTGCATCCTTCCGTTCAGGAGGATGAGGAGTTGATTCGCCGCGCATTGTTTGCGGTTCGAAATAAATCTGTCCAGTTTGAGCGTTTCATCCCAGCATATCAAACGTTACATACCATTGTTCAAGATGTGCGATTAACAGAAGTCACGGTTAATTTTGATTACGAACGAATTACTTGTAGTTGCCCGCAAAACGATTGGTGCCGCCATAAAGTAAGCGTTTTGTTATCGTTATACCAATACTATGATTCTGTCCAAGAGTGGGTAACGAATTGGCGCCAGAAAAAAAGTGTACAACTGCATCTATTAGCATCCGAGCGGACTCCCGAGAATTGGCTTGCGATGGTAAATGAAGTGATGTCGCACTTATTGCAGCCAGGAAGACCCGTTCCAGCTGACAGCTTTTTGCTTACCAACTTAGCTGAAAATGCTTTTACCAAATTAAAAAAGCATATGCCTTATGAACGTGAATGGCAGCCAATCTATAACTTGTTTATGGAAATTGGCGTTTTCAATAAAATATGGGAACACTTGAACAGGACAAACACACCTGTGACAAGCCATTATTTTGAATACTATTTCGATAAAACCTTAAATAAAATTCAAGATAATATGCATGAGCTCTCAGGGGGTTCTAGATTATTTGCAACGGATCCATTTTTCGATTTGTTACAAAACATGGTCCGTGAACTATTGTTAGAACGGCATGGTCAGTTTAGCAGAAGAATGAATCTGTATTTATCGTTTTGGGATACAGTCTTTATTGAGAAGAAACGTGCAGAAAAAGAACTAACCATCCTGACAAGCTTGATGGATAACCCTGATGAAAACCCTAATTTAAGTGAAGATGTCCCATTACACCTCGTCATGAATTTATTTTATATAATGGTAAAAGATCATGAGTCGTTACGGGAAACCCTGCAAAAGGTAAATATACCAACGCTAGATGTTTACTTTGGTCTCGCTAAATTGTCATTTTCACAGAACAATCAGGAAGCTGGCGAAATTATATTAAAATCCGTGCTTCCCTACCTACAGGAATTTATTCATGAACATTTAAAACCAACACATCGGCAAATGTATGTACGAAGAGCAAGTTTAATTTACGACAATATTGTCTTAACTGAACAAGAAGAATTAATGCTCTATTCTGCATTTGGAACATATGGGATTCAGCCATATTCAAATTACCTACTAAAAACGAAGCGTTTTGACGAGTGGGCTGCACTTCATCAGCTATATCCTTCTTCCATTTCATACTTAGAATCTTGTGGCTTAAAGGATGTTTTAGATGAAGCACCCCAAGTAACGCTTCCACTCTACCATTACTACGCGCTTCAAGAAGTGGATCAAAAATCGCGATTAAACTATAAACAAGCAGTACGTATTTGGAAGATGATGAAGTCTGCAGCGAAAAAGAGCGGTAGGATGAACTTTTGGGAAGATTATATTTTTACAATTCGTGAGCAATACAAACGATTACGCGCATTGCAGGAAGAATTAGAGAAAGGAAATTTACTGGCATGA
- a CDS encoding DNA-directed RNA polymerase subunit beta, which yields MTDELKSNSKETNVSPEAKKRKRSNKPEISPEQRRRWIQIRLIPIWARILLVLLLLFLATITGLMIGYGFIGDGEPMDALKWGAWQHILDLVNGKV from the coding sequence ATGACAGACGAATTAAAAAGTAATTCAAAAGAGACCAATGTTTCCCCTGAAGCAAAGAAAAGAAAAAGATCAAATAAACCTGAAATAAGCCCTGAACAAAGAAGACGATGGATTCAAATTCGTCTAATCCCAATTTGGGCAAGAATTTTACTTGTATTATTATTACTTTTCCTTGCCACAATTACTGGTTTAATGATTGGTTATGGCTTTATTGGCGATGGTGAACCGATGGACGCATTAAAATGGGGAGCATGGCAGCACATACTAGATTTAGTTAACGGTAAAGTTTAA